The Metarhizium brunneum chromosome 5, complete sequence sequence ACGGATGCCGGgtttgccgtggccgagagCGTGAAGACGATGGCGTGAGCGGAAAAGATATACCATTGGATTATATAGACTTGGATTGCTTTGTTGCCATTTTCCTGTGGCGAGCTGTGTCGCTGGACAATATACCATTTGCATCGTATAAACTCATGCCTCGTCCATGATATGGTCAAGTAGAGCTTGCTTTATATGTATAGTATTCCCTCAACTTGCCCGCACCACTTGCACTTgcacgtatgtatgtacacgATCAAAAGCGATCAACACGCTCCCCCATGAACAAGGGGTCTATTGTCTATCAAGcagcaaaacaaaaaaatcCGCCATGCCACAGACAATCCTCCCCTACAACTTGGCCGCCCTCGCAGGCGCAAAGTTGGACCCCAAAACCTCGGCGATCCGATCGACGGTGCTCAGAATCCACTCCAGGCCTTCATCGCCCACCAGCCAGGCCACCACGTCTTCGCTCTCGCCGCCCTCCTCGCGCCAGCTCCCGTCCTCCCACGCCTTCCTCAGCCCAAACACGTGCGACAGGACCTGCGGGCCGACGCCCGTCTGCGCCCTCAAGCACgcaacggcgacgacgctCGTCAACACGCGCCCCGTGCTCGCCAGCCCGTTCCTCTCCACGGGGTCCGACAGCAGCGGGCCGTAGTGGCTGTTGAGGATATGCACCGGCAGGTCCGGGTGCGACTGCGCCAGCTTGTCGAcgagcttcttctcaaaCGGGGCGTATATCGAGTCCCACAGCCGGCGGCCGCGCGCAGACACGTCCCCCAGGTCCGAGGGCGTCGGCgcccgcgacgacgacgacgacagctgCGACGCGACGCTCTTGGGGAGCGACGCGTGGAATGCGTTGAGGCAGTTGATTGTGCGGGGGATGCCGTTGAAGCTGATGCACTTGAGGCCGACTTCGCGCATGAACTCTGCCGTCTGGACCGGGCTCTGGCCCCGTTGCGACGAGGCGATGGCGTGCAGCATGGGCAAGGAGTCGGGCGAGTTGAGCGTCATGGTGGCGGCCGTCTGTGGTTTTCCCCCGGCGTTAGCTGTCAAGTCAGTCTTGCTCCCGTGTGTTGCTTGGGGGATGACGCACGGAGACAGCCAGCCAGGGCCGAGTGCCAATCTTCTTTTGCGCTGCGTCGCTGGCGATGCTGCCGAGCACGTCTCTCATGGCTGCCGGCGCGGGCGTTGGGCCTGGCCGCGCCGACGGCGCGTTGATGAGGGCCTTTAACGAGTTTGAtagcttggccatgtttctggGGCGTGCTTGTCGTGAGTTTGTCGGCGGGGAGAGTCTGCCCATTGTTTTTTTAAACCCCTCGGAGGGAACATGCGCCGGGCTGCTGGTTGGGCAAACTGTTTTTGGTCTGGGGAGTGATGACGTTTGAGAACGTGGTGATCCGCCGATGGAGAGTTCCTCGGCCGGAGACTACTTCTGGATGCCGAGATGCGGCGTATCAGGTGGAGCATTGACAGGGCTGCGGCAATAGCCCGGAGGGTACTATTGGGGCCGACTTGGGATTCTTGGTTGGTGACTGAGAACGGAGGTGAATAAAAGGCGGTTGAATTGATGGATGGGATTTGTTCGAGTAGCAGTAGAGTGTGGTGTTTGTGCACAACGCCATTTACAAGTtacaacatttgaaccatGACGACGTCAAGGCCTCGCACTGAGCCTTTCTGGCTTGGGTACGTATTGGATGCCCTGCTCGCCCGTCATGGTGAAGCAACAACTTACACCAAGTTGTCTATTCAGCGGCGCGGCGGCATGTATGGCCGTCTGTTTCAGTAAGTCTATTGTCAACGAAGCTTCACTCTCTCTGAGGCCCAAGACTTACACCGCATCTTACACCACAAAGCACACCCGCTCGACCAGACGAAATAGTGAGTTTCGGGACCAAACGGCTAAATGCGCATGGGTGGCTGATTCCCCATCTCTAGTCGCATGCAGGTCCTCAAGTCCAGCAACTCCATGTTGAGCACAATGTACAGATTTGGGCTCCGAGACGGTACGCCACCCCAAACTTTGAGAATCGGGCCTCAACTAACCCCGACCTATTCCCCAGGTATTCCCTCATTATGGGGCGGCCTATCGGCGTCTATTCTGCGACAAGGCACATACTCAACTGCCCGATTTGGATTGCACAATCATCTTTCCTCACAATTGCTCCAGACGTCCGGTAGAGACAGGCTTCCGGCATCATGGAATATTGCTTGCGCGGGGGTTTCCGGTGGAATTGCCGGGCTGATTGGCAATCCTACTGAGGTTGTTCTTGTCCGTATGTGCGCCGATGGAGCAAAGCCTGCAAAGGACAGGTTCCGATACTCGAATCCATTAGTTGGTCTGTGGCGGGTTTGGAAAGAAGAGGGGGCGAAGGCGTTTGGTCGTGGGATTGGACCGAATGTCACGAGAAGTGTTCTCATGAGTACGTTTTGTCAAACCTGTTGTCCGGTACTGTTTAGTCTGATGCTAAATGCCGTTTTTATCCTTGAAGATGTGTCACAGATCGCATCGTAGGTCATTACGGAAACgggctcggcggcgccacgCAGGCAGGGCTAACATTTCCCAACAGCTATGCGTCCGCAAAGCAGTCTCTGCTGGCATCGAATAACATGTCGGATAATATCACCACCCACGCCCTCGCTTCGTTAATGGCAGGAACAGTAGCCACAACACTCTGTGCTCCTGCAGACGTTTTAAAGAGCCGGATGCAGTCGAGTGCCAAGGGAGATGCAAGTTCATTGTTGTTCTGTCACGGTTCGTGATATGTTGACTAACAATTCGCAGGGCCTGTTGCAAATCGTTAGAAATGGGTTACGGGATGAAGGGCCGCGCTTCTTAATGAAGGGCTGGACACCAGCCTGGCTGAGACTAACGTAAGTCACCTCCATGACCGTCAATTGCCCGCTTGCCTAACATGAAATGCAGACCACATACTGTTCTGACATTCGTCTTCATGGAGCAGCTGAGGCGACTCTCGCAGTTGACTGTctcacagcagcagcgggatACTGCCAAGATGTAACTATTAGTCATGATAATAACTGCTACAGAGGTGAAATGATATGTCTCTGAGCTGCCTATCCCACGAATTCTGGCCAGTGCAGCCAGTCGAAATTGCTCATATCCTCCCAAGAAAGCCCACCAAATGAAGCCTCAAACTCGTTGCCCGGCTGGTTGAGCACATGTGTAATTTGATCATCTGACATTGCAGAGAACTGGAGAGGCTCAGGCCATGTTAACTGCTGGGTCAAGAAACTATTGCTGTTCGATGTAGCAACTGGGGCGCCAATGGGTTGTATTTGGGGTGCTCCCGGGTTACTCGTATTTTGTGGTGGTGCGGATGGATAGGCCACGTTTTGTTTCGCCGCTTTGCGCACAATCTGTCTCAGATATCTTCCGTATAAAGTCGACAGTCCGTTTCTGTGTTGTGTAATGGTTCCTATTCTCTCCAGAACGCCCGCGGCCTCATCAATGAGTTTTCGAATGCTCGGTACTAAAGTAGAGCCCCCAGAAGTATAAGCGCTGAGGGTTAATGCAAAACAAGCAGCAAAAGAAATCATAATTGCTGTGTTATTGGGCATGGAGTGTAGCTGGCCTTCACCCTGAATGGCCGCTCTCATGACATTTAAAGCTGATGAGAGGCCCGCCGTACGGAAGAATTGCCTCACTTCGATGGGAGCTGTGGGGTGGTTGATAACACCGCCGTAAGTAGACAGTCGAGTATGTGTTACAAGGATATCGACATATGGTGGTAATCGACGCTCTGAGAATGATTTAGCCTCAACAACCACCTTATTGCCGCAAAATACGTTACTCACGGGGTCCAGTGCCAATTGATACACCCCATTCTGTGTACCACTGATCAAAGAAACGCTCTATTGAACTTTGGATTCTGCGAGCTGTTAATAGATAGAGCATGACGATAGTAATAGAGTTACATACGATTGAGCAATCAAAGATCCGTCACTGACTGGATTCTGCGACCCATCACAGAGAGAGCGAACTGTGGCGAAGAGGCCATCCTGGTGCAATAAGTATAAGCGATACACAATACATGAGTCTTGTGGACTTGGAACATACCAAGTCGCGCCGAAGCACAGCCATTGACACCAAATGGCCATCTTGAGGGTCTCCAACTGCTGATCGATACCAACTGTCACAATCTTTGATCAGTTTGGTTACAGGCACCACAAACGGACGGCCACGAGCCAGTGACATTCTACACACATCATTAGCGCAGAACCCCCCACGGTGTGCCATATAATACGCACCCTCGTTCGAGAACAAATAGAGATATCCAACAGCGCTCCCTGTT is a genomic window containing:
- the ALG3 gene encoding Dol-P-Man:Man(5)GlcNAc(2)-PP-Dol alpha-1,3-mannosyltransferase; the encoded protein is MAKLSNSLKALINAPSARPGPTPAPAAMRDVLGSIASDAAQKKIGTRPWLAVSTAATMTLNSPDSLPMLHAIASSQRGQSPVQTAEFMREVGLKCISFNGIPRTINCLNAFHASLPKSVASQLSSSSSRAPTPSDLGDVSARGRRLWDSIYAPFEKKLVDKLAQSHPDLPVHILNSHYGPLLSDPVERNGLASTGRVLTSVVAVACLRAQTGVGPQVLSHVFGLRKAWEDGSWREEGGESEDVVAWLVGDEGLEWILSTVDRIAEVLGSNFAPARAAKL
- the M2OM gene encoding Mitochondrial 2-oxoglutarate/malate carrier protein; this encodes MTTSRPRTEPFWLGYVLDALLARHGEATTYTKLSIQRRGGMYGRLFHRMQVLKSSNSMLSTMYRFGLRDGIPSLWGGLSASILRQGTYSTARFGLHNHLSSQLLQTSGRDRLPASWNIACAGVSGGIAGLIGNPTEVVLVRMCADGAKPAKDRFRYSNPLVGLWRVWKEEGAKAFGRGIGPNVTRSVLMNRIVGHYGNGLGGATQAGLTFPNSYASAKQSLLASNNMSDNITTHALASLMAGTVATTLCAPADVLKSRMQSSAKGDGLLQIVRNGLRDEGPRFLMKGWTPAWLRLTPHTVLTFVFMEQLRRLSQLTVSQQQRDTAKM
- the SAT9 gene encoding Satratoxin biosynthesis SC1 cluster transcription factor SAT9 yields the protein MLRRHKSIEIVLAFMVNIPWMFPGQHSTDDEACVYISMATSVAIDLSLHKVIVPTDVLQEGSKLALARGECLDTRTALAMDGYPDLDPWTDKAKLLLRNRERCWISLFVLERGMSLARGRPFVVPVTKLIKDCDSWYRSAVGDPQDGHLVSMAVLRRDLDGLFATVRSLCDGSQNPVSDGSLIAQSIQSSIERFFDQWYTEWGVSIGTGPQRRLPPYVDILVTHTRLSTYGGVINHPTAPIEVRQFFRTAGLSSALNVMRAAIQGEGQLHSMPNNTAIMISFAACFALTLSAYTSGGSTLVPSIRKLIDEAAGVLERIGTITQHRNGLSTLYGRYLRQIVRKAAKQNVAYPSAPPQNTSNPGAPQIQPIGAPVATSNSNSFLTQQLTWPEPLQFSAMSDDQITHVLNQPGNEFEASFGGLSWEDMSNFDWLHWPEFVG